The proteins below are encoded in one region of Streptomyces sp. NBC_00490:
- a CDS encoding PH domain-containing protein, whose amino-acid sequence MALFGNAHTIDPGQAASDFGKLLGAGEVVQAAYQLVRDVIMFTDRRLILVDKQGITGKKVEYHSIPYRSITHFAVETAGTFDLDAELKIWVSGNSVPIQKTFTKGVDIYEVQAILTQYVAR is encoded by the coding sequence ATGGCACTTTTCGGCAACGCGCACACCATCGACCCGGGCCAGGCGGCATCGGACTTCGGCAAGCTGCTGGGCGCCGGTGAGGTTGTGCAGGCGGCGTACCAGCTGGTGCGCGACGTCATCATGTTCACCGACCGTCGGCTGATCCTGGTCGACAAGCAGGGCATCACCGGCAAGAAGGTCGAGTACCACTCGATCCCGTACCGCAGCATCACGCACTTCGCGGTGGAGACGGCCGGCACCTTCGACCTCGACGCCGAGCTGAAGATCTGGGTCTCCGGCAACTCCGTGCCGATCCAGAAGACCTTCACCAAGGGCGTGGACATCTACGAGGTGCAGGCGATCCTCACCCAGTACGTCGCGCGCTAG
- a CDS encoding VWA domain-containing protein — MGILTLLRNAFGRSRKGSAEAEGAEGTKPTVPSPSPEPSTPTSATAQVPEQRPSTSATLSTKDEHDLVSAAFDNVAVPKPGGPVDEREPEPAAQTAVAEEPTPVAEETVTETAVAEPVAEEKKTEEPTPVAETAPEADSAEATAEAPVAEEPTPEPAAETEPEPVVEPTPEPETEPAVEESASEAAVAEEPATAEEPAAAAEPETAAEETAPETDSVEAPVAEEPTPEPAAETQPEPAAEAAPEPEPEPTVEEPVAVAETEPVAETQPETVADETAPEAVSAEATAEAPEAPVAEEPTPEPAAETEPEPVVEPTPEPEAETVAETEPAPAPQPETVVEEPAVLEPVAAAADGGSAPQEPAAVDHDAAALALAKAGLTTARARTYLVLDRSASMRPYYKDGSAQALADQTLALAAHLTPDGEAGTPSVHVVFFSTEVDGTTDLTPASPKDAIDEAHAGLGRMGRTSYHAAVEAVLAHYDKHTPDAKVPALVVFQTDGAPDAKTPATQALTDAAKSHPSVFFSFVAFGEHENKAFDYLRKLKTDNTAFFHAGPTPKELTDAELYDGVLIDWRP, encoded by the coding sequence ATGGGCATTCTCACTCTCCTGCGGAACGCGTTCGGCCGGTCACGCAAGGGCAGCGCCGAGGCAGAGGGTGCGGAAGGGACGAAGCCGACGGTGCCCTCCCCGTCACCCGAGCCCTCGACCCCGACCTCGGCCACGGCCCAGGTCCCGGAGCAGCGTCCGTCGACGTCGGCGACCCTGTCGACGAAGGACGAGCACGACCTCGTGTCGGCGGCGTTCGACAACGTGGCGGTACCGAAGCCGGGGGGCCCGGTGGACGAGCGGGAGCCCGAGCCTGCGGCACAGACCGCCGTGGCGGAAGAGCCGACGCCGGTCGCCGAGGAAACCGTGACGGAGACCGCCGTAGCGGAACCGGTCGCGGAAGAAAAGAAGACCGAGGAGCCGACGCCGGTCGCGGAAACCGCACCGGAGGCGGACTCTGCCGAGGCCACCGCCGAGGCACCGGTCGCGGAGGAGCCCACCCCGGAACCCGCCGCGGAGACGGAGCCGGAGCCGGTCGTAGAGCCCACACCCGAGCCCGAGACGGAGCCGGCGGTCGAGGAGTCCGCGTCTGAGGCGGCCGTCGCGGAGGAGCCGGCGACTGCCGAGGAGCCCGCAGCGGCAGCCGAGCCCGAGACGGCCGCCGAGGAAACCGCGCCGGAGACGGACTCTGTCGAGGCACCGGTCGCGGAAGAGCCCACCCCGGAACCGGCCGCGGAGACCCAGCCGGAGCCCGCCGCCGAAGCCGCACCCGAGCCGGAGCCGGAGCCGACGGTCGAGGAGCCCGTCGCGGTGGCCGAGACCGAGCCGGTCGCGGAGACCCAGCCCGAGACGGTCGCCGACGAAACCGCACCGGAGGCGGTCTCTGCCGAGGCCACCGCCGAGGCACCGGAGGCGCCGGTCGCGGAGGAGCCCACCCCGGAACCCGCCGCGGAGACGGAGCCGGAGCCGGTCGTGGAGCCGACACCCGAGCCCGAGGCCGAGACGGTCGCCGAGACCGAGCCCGCGCCCGCCCCTCAGCCCGAGACGGTCGTCGAGGAGCCCGCCGTCCTCGAACCGGTCGCCGCGGCCGCCGACGGCGGGTCCGCCCCGCAGGAGCCGGCCGCGGTCGACCACGACGCCGCCGCCCTCGCCCTCGCCAAGGCCGGTCTCACCACCGCCCGCGCCAGGACCTACCTCGTCCTGGACCGCTCCGCGAGCATGCGCCCGTACTACAAGGACGGTTCCGCACAGGCCCTCGCCGACCAGACGCTCGCGCTCGCGGCCCACCTCACCCCGGACGGCGAAGCCGGCACCCCCTCCGTGCACGTCGTCTTCTTCTCCACCGAGGTCGACGGCACCACCGACCTCACCCCCGCCTCCCCGAAGGACGCGATCGACGAGGCGCACGCCGGTCTCGGCCGCATGGGCCGCACCAGCTACCACGCGGCCGTGGAAGCCGTACTCGCCCACTACGACAAGCACACCCCCGACGCGAAGGTCCCCGCCCTGGTCGTCTTCCAGACCGACGGCGCCCCCGACGCGAAGACCCCCGCCACCCAGGCCCTGACCGACGCGGCGAAGAGCCACCCCTCGGTGTTCTTCTCCTTCGTCGCGTTCGGCGAGCACGAGAACAAGGCGTTCGACTACCTCCGCAAACTGAAGACCGACAACACGGCCTTCTTCCACGCGGGCCCGACCCCCAAGGAGCTCACGGACGCGGAGCTCTACGACGGCGTACTGATCGACTGGCGCCCGTAG
- a CDS encoding pectate lyase family protein, translated as MAAPAHRRSLRKRRTLVVSAAVVAAGVGAGALVLNANAGTVDLYHETLAAKDGWASSGTGTTGGTKADAAHTFTVSTRAQLVKALGSASDTTPRIIKVKGTIDANTDDAGKKLTCADYASGTGYSFSAYLKAYDPSTYGRSKLPSGTQEKARAAAQTKQAKNIVFKVPANTSVVGVPGTNAGITGGMLQIQNVDNVIVRNLAFAATEDCFPQWDPTDGDDGNWNSNYDSVTLRGATHVWADHNTFTDAPHLDSANPKYYGREYQIHDGALDITKSSDLVTVSRNQFTNHDKTTLIGSSDSEPAGKLRVSIHHNIYKGITQRAPLARVGQVHIYNNYYDVTPLNGYAVQYSINSRAKAQVVAENNSWKVPSSVKVAKLLSGDGTGSVKGSGNLVNGTVTDLVAAYNAASSKDLKTTVNWTPTLTAGLESSAKNLPTTLGTTAGAGALK; from the coding sequence GTGGCTGCTCCCGCACACCGCCGGTCTCTCCGCAAGCGCCGCACCCTCGTCGTCTCCGCCGCCGTGGTGGCGGCCGGTGTCGGTGCGGGCGCGCTCGTGCTGAACGCGAACGCCGGGACCGTCGACCTGTACCACGAGACCCTCGCCGCCAAGGACGGCTGGGCCTCCTCGGGGACGGGCACGACCGGTGGCACGAAGGCCGACGCCGCGCACACCTTCACGGTCTCCACCCGTGCCCAGCTGGTCAAGGCGCTGGGCTCGGCCTCCGACACCACGCCCCGGATCATCAAGGTCAAGGGCACGATCGACGCCAACACCGACGACGCGGGCAAGAAGCTGACCTGCGCGGACTACGCGTCGGGCACGGGCTACTCGTTCTCCGCCTATCTGAAGGCGTACGACCCGTCGACGTACGGCCGCTCCAAGCTGCCCTCCGGCACCCAGGAGAAGGCGCGCGCCGCCGCCCAGACCAAGCAGGCGAAGAACATCGTCTTCAAGGTCCCGGCGAACACCTCGGTCGTCGGCGTCCCCGGCACCAACGCCGGGATCACCGGCGGCATGCTCCAGATCCAGAACGTGGACAACGTCATCGTCCGCAACCTCGCCTTCGCCGCCACCGAGGACTGCTTCCCGCAGTGGGACCCGACCGACGGTGACGACGGCAACTGGAACTCCAACTACGACTCGGTGACCCTGCGCGGCGCCACCCACGTCTGGGCGGACCACAACACGTTCACCGACGCGCCGCACCTGGACTCGGCGAACCCCAAGTACTACGGCCGCGAGTACCAGATCCACGACGGCGCGCTGGACATCACCAAGAGCTCCGACCTCGTGACGGTGTCCCGCAACCAGTTCACCAACCACGACAAGACCACGCTGATCGGCAGCAGCGACAGCGAGCCCGCGGGCAAGCTGCGTGTCTCGATCCACCACAACATCTACAAGGGCATCACCCAGCGCGCCCCGCTCGCGCGCGTGGGCCAGGTCCACATCTACAACAACTACTACGACGTGACCCCGCTGAACGGCTACGCGGTGCAGTACAGCATCAACTCCCGCGCCAAGGCCCAGGTCGTCGCCGAGAACAACTCCTGGAAGGTCCCGTCGTCGGTGAAGGTCGCCAAGCTCCTCAGCGGCGACGGCACCGGCTCCGTCAAGGGCTCGGGCAACCTGGTGAACGGCACGGTCACGGACCTGGTCGCGGCGTACAACGCGGCGTCCTCCAAGGACCTGAAGACGACCGTGAACTGGACCCCCACCCTGACGGCGGGCCTGGAGTCCTCGGCGAAGAACCTGCCGACGACGCTGGGCACGACGGCGGGCGCGGGCGCCCTGAAGTAG
- a CDS encoding RNA-guided endonuclease InsQ/TnpB family protein, with protein MSRFRMYPTPAQEQLMLLHCAHARYVWNLAVEQHAHWRPGRRSAPGFAEQCRQLTEARRENAWLAAGNADVQQQALRDFAKAGQARFTSGFGEPTWRRKHMHEGFRVIGTDRVPEFEPDGSPRLNTRGRQVMGRSVVVERLNRRWARVKVPGCGWVRFRLTRAGRPAAKTFRVTFKNNQWHIAFAVIPEPIGAPATGEVIGIDRGVTVTAALSDGRKLNCPQLTVKEHAQIRKHQRRTARAPKGTEAKTAGHAKVARLKARETNRRKDWCEKTSTMLARTCSLVRFEKLNIKSMTRSAKGTVEQPGKSVAQKAGLNRAILAQGWGLLRQRTGQKAPGRVEDVPAPFTSLRCSACGWIEKKSRKSHENASINVAAGQGGIPRPRRSAGAGKSCSSAREPRPAWVVIPLF; from the coding sequence ATGTCCCGTTTCCGGATGTATCCGACGCCCGCCCAGGAGCAGCTGATGCTGCTGCACTGCGCGCACGCCCGGTACGTGTGGAACCTGGCGGTGGAGCAACATGCACACTGGCGGCCGGGCCGCAGGTCGGCTCCCGGTTTTGCCGAGCAGTGCCGTCAGCTGACCGAGGCCCGGCGAGAGAACGCATGGCTGGCAGCGGGGAATGCGGATGTGCAGCAACAGGCTCTGAGGGACTTCGCCAAGGCCGGGCAGGCTCGCTTCACCTCAGGGTTTGGTGAGCCGACCTGGCGCAGGAAGCACATGCACGAGGGCTTTCGTGTCATCGGTACCGACCGTGTCCCAGAGTTCGAGCCGGACGGCAGCCCGAGGCTGAATACCAGGGGCAGGCAAGTCATGGGCCGCTCGGTGGTCGTCGAGCGACTGAACCGACGGTGGGCGCGGGTGAAGGTGCCCGGCTGTGGCTGGGTGCGTTTCCGTCTCACCCGTGCCGGGCGGCCCGCCGCGAAGACGTTCCGCGTCACGTTCAAGAATAACCAGTGGCATATCGCGTTCGCCGTGATCCCCGAGCCGATCGGGGCGCCCGCGACGGGCGAAGTTATCGGCATCGACCGGGGTGTGACCGTCACAGCCGCTCTGTCCGACGGCCGGAAGCTGAACTGCCCGCAGCTTACGGTCAAGGAGCACGCACAGATCCGCAAGCACCAACGGCGGACCGCCCGTGCCCCGAAGGGGACCGAGGCCAAGACCGCCGGGCATGCCAAGGTCGCCAGGTTGAAGGCGCGGGAGACGAACCGTCGCAAGGACTGGTGCGAGAAGACGTCCACCATGCTCGCCAGGACCTGCAGTCTGGTGCGGTTTGAGAAACTGAACATCAAGAGCATGACCCGCTCGGCGAAAGGGACCGTCGAGCAGCCTGGTAAGAGCGTGGCGCAGAAGGCCGGGCTGAACCGGGCGATTCTCGCGCAAGGGTGGGGCTTGCTGCGGCAGCGCACCGGGCAGAAGGCCCCCGGCCGGGTCGAGGACGTGCCAGCACCTTTTACGTCCCTGCGGTGCAGTGCCTGCGGGTGGATCGAGAAGAAGTCGCGTAAGAGCCATGAAAACGCCAGCATCAACGTCGCGGCAGGACAGGGCGGGATCCCCCGCCCCCGGCGCTCAGCCGGTGCCGGAAAGAGCTGTTCGAGCGCCCGTGAACCTCGACCTGCCTGGGTTGTAATCCCCCTCTTCTAA
- a CDS encoding intradiol ring-cleavage dioxygenase, with product MTANHQPQEAAEVRDVTRRKVVAVGAGAIAAAGLGGSAYAANAGAGERRRPPAQAAEECYVLTSETIEGPYYIDADKIRRDVTEDRPGIPFVLTIKVIDNETCRPVRNAAVDIWHCDAVGVYSGYEDMGNGGGGGPAPTGAPTGTPTGAPTGPPPGGGGGHQEPTDDTRYLRGTWRTDRHGFVTFRTVFPGWYRGRTVHIHTKVHVGGEWTDAGYEGGNTCHTGQFFFDEESVLASAVVEPYASNTTERTTLDEDFIYDGSGAAGGLLKLRYRKDGIAKGVRGSITVGVDPEATNEGQDSGPAPSESASPSASVS from the coding sequence ATGACAGCGAATCACCAGCCTCAAGAAGCAGCGGAAGTACGGGATGTGACGCGCCGCAAGGTCGTCGCGGTGGGCGCCGGAGCGATCGCGGCGGCGGGCCTGGGCGGCAGCGCGTACGCGGCGAACGCCGGTGCGGGGGAGCGGAGACGGCCCCCGGCGCAGGCGGCCGAGGAGTGCTACGTGCTGACCTCGGAGACCATCGAGGGCCCGTACTACATCGACGCGGACAAGATCCGCCGGGACGTCACCGAGGACCGGCCGGGTATCCCGTTCGTCCTCACGATCAAGGTGATCGACAACGAGACCTGCCGGCCGGTCCGGAACGCGGCCGTGGACATCTGGCACTGCGACGCGGTGGGCGTCTACTCGGGGTACGAGGACATGGGCAACGGGGGCGGCGGCGGGCCGGCTCCCACGGGTGCGCCCACGGGTACCCCGACCGGCGCCCCGACCGGCCCTCCCCCGGGCGGTGGCGGCGGGCACCAGGAGCCCACCGACGACACCCGCTATCTGCGCGGCACCTGGCGCACGGACCGGCACGGGTTCGTCACGTTCAGGACGGTCTTCCCGGGCTGGTACCGGGGCCGTACCGTCCACATCCACACCAAGGTGCACGTGGGCGGTGAGTGGACGGACGCCGGGTACGAGGGCGGCAACACCTGCCACACCGGCCAGTTCTTCTTCGACGAGGAGTCGGTCCTGGCCTCGGCGGTCGTGGAGCCGTACGCCTCCAACACGACGGAGCGGACCACGCTCGACGAGGACTTCATCTACGACGGCAGCGGCGCGGCGGGCGGTCTGCTGAAGCTGCGCTACCGCAAGGACGGTATCGCCAAGGGCGTCCGCGGGTCGATCACGGTGGGCGTGGACCCGGAGGCGACCAACGAGGGGCAGGACAGCGGCCCGGCGCCGAGCGAGTCGGCCTCGCCGTCCGCGTCCGTGAGCTGA
- the metG gene encoding methionine--tRNA ligase, protein MARHLITSALPYINGIKHLGNMVGSMLPADVYSRYLRQRGHDVLYICATDEHGTPAELAAKEAGLSVAEFCAQAHDAQKAVYDGFALAFDYFGRSSSEQNVEITQHFARRLNENGFIEERAIRQVYSPTDGRFLPDRYVEGTCPHCGYDKARGDQCENCTRVLDPTDLIDPRSAISGSTDLEVRETKHLFLLQSKLQHEVEEWVARHEDEWPQLASSIARKWLTEGLHDRAITRDLDWGVPVPADTWPELAAEGKVFYVWFDAPIEYIGATKEWSDLDPENRDWKSWWYEADSGENPVRYTEFMAKDNVPFHTVMFPATELGVREPWKKVDYVKAFNWLTYYGGKFSTSQRRGVFTDQALDILPADYWRYFLIANAPESDDSSFTWEHFTATVNKDLADTLGNFVNRVLSFSKKRFGEEVPAGGEPGAAETKLGEEISRLLAEYEEQMEALQFRKAAAALRALWSAGNSYLEEKAPWLEIKTDQEAAALTLRTAMNLIHLYAVVSEPFIPATSAAMRQAFALENDTATWISPEAARALTAVPVGTPFTVPPVLFAKLTEDDLETYKERFGGEPAA, encoded by the coding sequence ATGGCTCGACACCTCATCACCAGCGCCCTTCCGTACATCAACGGGATCAAGCACCTGGGCAACATGGTGGGGTCCATGCTCCCGGCGGACGTGTACTCCCGGTACCTCCGCCAGCGCGGCCACGACGTCCTCTACATCTGCGCCACCGACGAGCACGGCACCCCCGCCGAGCTCGCCGCGAAGGAGGCGGGGCTCAGCGTCGCCGAGTTCTGCGCCCAGGCGCACGACGCCCAGAAGGCGGTCTACGACGGCTTCGCGCTGGCCTTCGACTACTTCGGCCGCAGCTCCAGCGAGCAGAACGTCGAGATCACCCAGCACTTCGCCCGCCGCCTCAACGAGAACGGCTTCATCGAGGAGCGGGCGATCCGCCAGGTGTACTCCCCGACCGACGGCCGCTTCCTCCCGGACCGCTACGTCGAGGGCACCTGCCCCCACTGCGGCTACGACAAGGCCCGCGGCGACCAGTGCGAGAACTGCACCCGCGTCCTGGACCCCACCGACCTGATCGACCCGCGCTCGGCGATCTCCGGCTCCACGGACCTGGAGGTCCGGGAGACCAAGCACCTCTTCCTGCTCCAGTCGAAGCTCCAGCACGAGGTCGAGGAGTGGGTCGCCCGGCACGAGGACGAGTGGCCCCAGCTGGCCTCCTCCATCGCCCGCAAGTGGCTGACCGAGGGCCTGCACGACCGCGCCATCACCCGTGACCTGGACTGGGGCGTCCCGGTCCCGGCGGACACGTGGCCGGAGCTGGCGGCCGAGGGCAAGGTCTTCTACGTCTGGTTCGACGCCCCGATCGAGTACATCGGCGCGACCAAGGAGTGGTCGGACCTGGACCCGGAGAACCGGGACTGGAAGTCCTGGTGGTACGAGGCCGACTCCGGTGAGAACCCGGTCCGCTACACCGAGTTCATGGCGAAGGACAACGTCCCCTTCCACACGGTGATGTTCCCGGCCACCGAGCTCGGCGTCCGGGAGCCGTGGAAGAAGGTCGACTACGTCAAGGCCTTCAACTGGCTGACGTACTACGGCGGAAAGTTCTCCACGAGCCAGCGGCGGGGCGTCTTCACCGACCAGGCCCTGGACATCCTCCCGGCCGACTACTGGCGCTACTTCCTGATCGCCAACGCTCCCGAGTCCGACGACTCGTCCTTCACCTGGGAGCACTTCACCGCCACGGTGAACAAGGACCTCGCCGACACCCTCGGCAACTTCGTCAACCGCGTCCTGTCCTTCTCCAAGAAGCGCTTCGGCGAGGAGGTCCCCGCGGGCGGCGAGCCGGGCGCCGCGGAGACGAAGCTGGGCGAGGAGATTTCCCGCCTCCTCGCCGAGTACGAGGAGCAGATGGAGGCCCTCCAGTTCCGCAAGGCCGCGGCCGCCCTGCGCGCCCTGTGGTCGGCCGGCAACTCCTACCTGGAGGAGAAGGCTCCCTGGCTGGAGATCAAGACCGACCAGGAGGCCGCCGCCCTCACCCTGCGCACGGCGATGAACCTGATCCACCTCTACGCGGTGGTCTCGGAACCCTTCATCCCGGCCACCTCGGCGGCCATGCGCCAGGCCTTCGCCCTCGAGAACGACACGGCCACCTGGATCAGCCCGGAAGCCGCCCGCGCCCTCACCGCCGTCCCGGTCGGCACCCCCTTCACCGTCCCGCCGGTCCTCTTCGCCAAGCTCACGGAGGACGACCTGGAGACGTACAAGGAGCGCTTCGGCGGCGAGCCGGCCGCGTAA
- a CDS encoding PhoX family protein yields MRKLLPLIRTSSSDAHPGGRSALTCLYRCGNACFHEVPNTSANEYVGDVIAGAVSRRSVMQAAAVVTVAAAAGSATVAAAPQAHAATDATAASYKPGSGKAARGLRFTPVAPNTADQVTVPDGYAQNVVVRWGEPILRGAPAFDPDNQSAAAQAGQFGYNNDYLTLLPLGHGKQLLVANHEYTDEVLMFRGYDAADPTREQVEIAWAAHGLSAVVVEESRKTGKLTVVPRHPLNRRVTATTEFRLTGPAAGSHLLKTSADPTGTKVLGTLNNCSGGTTPWGTSLHGEENFNQYFANSSRATDKRYGIGTGATERKWERFDKRFDVAQEPNEVHRFGYVVEFDPYDPTSTPRKHTALGRFKHEGATVRLTGDGRPVVYSGDDERFDYFYKFVSSKRMRRGTGRAVREHNLSLLDEGTLYVAKLTGDSPAIEIDGTGKLPSDGEFDGSGEWIPLATATAKGAVSHVDGMSADEVFVFTRLAGDKVGATKMDRPEDIEPNPHTGKVYVALTNNTNRGVGGNAPADEANPRNANKHGQILELTERWNRPESTKFAWLLFLVAGDPADPATYFAGFPKDRVSPISCPDNVAFDPHGNLWISTDGAQLGHHDGLFGVATKGDRRGELKQFLTMPIGAETCGPIVQDRRVLVSVQHPGEISGATVENPASVWPDGPGRIVRPAVVAVWRKDGDDIGV; encoded by the coding sequence ATGCGCAAACTGCTGCCGTTGATCAGGACGTCGTCGTCCGACGCGCACCCGGGCGGCCGCTCCGCCCTGACGTGCCTGTACCGGTGCGGCAACGCCTGCTTCCACGAGGTGCCCAACACCAGCGCCAACGAGTACGTCGGCGACGTGATCGCCGGTGCCGTCAGCCGGCGGTCGGTCATGCAGGCCGCCGCCGTCGTCACGGTCGCCGCGGCCGCCGGTTCCGCCACCGTCGCGGCGGCGCCGCAGGCCCACGCCGCCACCGACGCGACCGCCGCCTCGTACAAGCCCGGCAGCGGCAAGGCCGCCCGCGGGCTCCGTTTCACCCCGGTCGCGCCCAACACCGCCGACCAGGTCACCGTCCCGGACGGCTACGCCCAGAACGTGGTCGTCCGCTGGGGCGAGCCCATCCTGCGCGGTGCGCCCGCCTTCGACCCGGACAACCAGAGCGCCGCCGCCCAGGCCGGACAGTTCGGGTACAACAACGACTACCTGACCCTGCTCCCGCTGGGCCACGGCAAGCAGCTCCTCGTCGCCAACCACGAGTACACCGACGAGGTCCTGATGTTCCGCGGCTACGACGCCGCCGACCCCACCCGCGAGCAGGTCGAGATCGCCTGGGCGGCACACGGGCTGTCCGCGGTCGTGGTCGAGGAGAGCCGTAAGACCGGCAAGCTGACCGTCGTACCCCGCCATCCCCTCAACCGCCGGGTCACGGCCACCACCGAGTTCCGGCTCACCGGCCCGGCCGCCGGCTCCCACCTCCTGAAGACCTCCGCCGACCCGACGGGGACGAAGGTCCTCGGGACGCTCAACAACTGCTCGGGCGGGACGACCCCCTGGGGCACGAGCCTGCACGGCGAGGAGAACTTCAACCAGTACTTCGCCAACAGCAGCCGGGCCACCGACAAGCGGTACGGCATCGGGACGGGCGCGACCGAGCGCAAGTGGGAACGCTTCGACAAGCGGTTCGACGTCGCCCAGGAGCCCAACGAGGTCCACCGCTTCGGATACGTCGTCGAGTTCGACCCGTACGACCCGACCTCCACGCCCCGCAAGCACACCGCCCTGGGCCGCTTCAAGCACGAGGGCGCCACCGTCCGGCTCACCGGCGACGGGCGCCCCGTCGTCTACTCCGGTGACGACGAGCGCTTCGACTACTTCTACAAGTTCGTCAGCAGCAAGCGGATGAGGAGGGGGACGGGCCGCGCCGTCCGCGAGCACAATCTCTCGCTGCTGGACGAGGGCACGCTCTACGTCGCCAAGCTCACCGGCGACTCCCCCGCCATCGAGATCGACGGCACCGGCAAGCTGCCCTCCGACGGCGAGTTCGACGGCAGCGGCGAGTGGATACCGCTGGCCACCGCGACCGCCAAGGGCGCCGTCTCGCACGTCGACGGCATGAGCGCCGACGAGGTCTTCGTCTTCACCCGCCTCGCCGGTGACAAGGTCGGCGCGACCAAGATGGACCGGCCCGAGGACATCGAGCCGAACCCGCACACCGGCAAGGTGTACGTCGCCCTCACCAACAACACCAACCGCGGTGTCGGCGGCAACGCCCCGGCGGACGAGGCCAACCCGCGCAATGCCAACAAGCACGGCCAGATCCTGGAGCTGACCGAGCGCTGGAACCGGCCGGAGAGCACGAAGTTCGCCTGGCTCCTGTTCCTCGTCGCCGGTGACCCGGCCGACCCGGCCACCTACTTCGCCGGCTTCCCCAAGGACCGCGTCAGCCCCATCTCCTGCCCGGACAACGTCGCCTTCGACCCGCACGGCAACCTGTGGATCTCCACCGACGGCGCCCAGCTCGGCCACCACGACGGCCTCTTCGGCGTCGCGACCAAGGGCGACCGGCGCGGTGAGCTCAAGCAGTTCCTGACCATGCCGATCGGCGCCGAGACCTGCGGCCCGATCGTCCAGGACCGCCGTGTCCTGGTCTCCGTCCAGCACCCGGGCGAGATCAGCGGGGCGACGGTGGAGAACCCGGCGAGCGTCTGGCCCGACGGCCCGGGCCGGATCGTCCGCCCGGCGGTCGTGGCGGTGTGGCGCAAGGACGGCGACGACATCGGCGTCTGA
- a CDS encoding intradiol ring-cleavage dioxygenase — MTGNQQNNEPKHKRDLTRRKVVVAGAGAAVAVGAGATLASGAFADETTSTASASGTSSAEVCYKLTSETTEGPYYIDADKLRRDITEDKEGIPLVLDLKVIDSETCKPIRNAAVDIWHCDALGIYSGYESLSTGGGGTAPTGAPSGTPTGEPPSGAPSGGTGGGVHEEPTDDERYLRGTWRTDKNGKVTFKTVFPGWYRGRTVHIHTKVHVGGEWTDAGYEGGTTCHTGQFFFDEESVLASAEVEPYSTSTTERTTLDEDSIYDQSGTAGGLLKLKYDKKNIAKGVVGSLTMGVDPDATNEGTSL, encoded by the coding sequence ATGACGGGAAACCAGCAGAACAACGAGCCGAAGCACAAGCGGGACCTGACGCGTCGCAAGGTCGTCGTGGCGGGCGCGGGTGCCGCCGTGGCCGTGGGCGCGGGCGCCACCCTCGCCTCGGGTGCCTTCGCCGACGAGACGACGAGCACCGCTTCCGCGAGCGGCACCTCCTCCGCCGAGGTCTGCTACAAGCTCACCTCGGAGACCACCGAGGGTCCGTACTACATCGACGCCGACAAGCTCCGCCGCGACATCACCGAGGACAAGGAGGGCATCCCGCTCGTCCTCGACCTCAAGGTGATCGACTCGGAGACCTGCAAGCCGATCCGCAACGCCGCCGTGGACATCTGGCACTGCGACGCCCTGGGCATCTACTCGGGTTACGAGAGCCTGTCGACCGGCGGTGGCGGCACCGCTCCCACGGGCGCCCCCTCCGGCACGCCGACCGGTGAGCCGCCGTCGGGCGCGCCGTCCGGCGGCACCGGTGGCGGGGTCCACGAGGAGCCGACGGACGACGAGCGCTATCTGCGCGGCACATGGCGGACGGACAAGAACGGCAAGGTCACCTTCAAGACCGTCTTCCCGGGCTGGTATCGGGGCCGTACCGTCCACATCCACACCAAGGTGCACGTGGGCGGCGAGTGGACGGACGCCGGGTACGAGGGCGGCACCACCTGCCACACCGGCCAGTTCTTCTTCGACGAGGAGTCCGTGCTCGCCTCCGCCGAGGTGGAGCCGTACTCGACCTCGACGACCGAGCGCACCACGCTCGACGAGGACTCCATCTACGACCAGAGCGGCACCGCGGGCGGCCTGCTCAAGCTGAAGTACGACAAGAAGAACATCGCCAAGGGCGTCGTCGGCTCCCTCACGATGGGCGTCGACCCCGACGCGACGAACGAGGGCACCTCGCTGTAA